GCGGCGCTCGCGCTCGCCGACCGCGACGGGCTGAGGTCGCTGTCGATGCGGCGCGTCGCGGCCGAACTCGGCGTCGAGGCGATGTCGCTGTACAACCACGTCCGCAACAAGGCCGATCTGGAGCGCGGCCTCATCGACAGCGTGTGGAGCGAGATCGACCTCGCCCGCGACGAACCGGACTGGCGCGCCGCGCTGCACCGGCTCGCCGGCTCCGCGCATGCGGCGCTGCGGTCGCACCCCTGGTTCTTCTCCCTCCCCCTCGCCGACGCCGGCTCGGCGCGACTCGCCGTCATCGACGCGACGCTCGCGCACCTGGCCGCCGGCGGCGTCCCGGACCACGTGGCGTTCCACGCTCTGCACATCCTCGACGGCCACGTGTACGGCTACACGTGGCAGGCCCTGCAGTTCGCCCCCGTCGACATCCCGACCCGCGTCGACGAGCTCCCCGACGAGATCCGCGCGTATCCGCATCTGTACGCGCACGCTCTCCAGCATCTCGAGGACCGGCCGCCCGGCGACGGATTCACGATCGGGCTCGACCTGATCCTCGACGGGCTGGAACGCTCGACCGCCGCGGCCGCATCCGGCCCCGCGTAGCACTCAGCGCACACCGAGGCAATCCCCCCGCGGCGGTCAGCCTCCGCGCGTATCGTCGGGCCCGCTCGCCGAGACGAGCACACCGTCGACCGACCGGGAGGAGCCCCGATGGCCACCACGACCGCGAAGAAGACCACCTCGACCCCCGCGCGAAACCGCCGCCGCGCCGCCCGCGGCGGCATGGGCGCCGCGCTGACGGGCGAGCAGAACGCCGAGACCGGTTTCTCGGCCTCCGCCGCCCTCAGCGAGAGCATGCAGAAGGTCCTCGTCGATCTGATCGAGCTGTCTCTGCAGGGCAAGCAGGCGCACTGGAACGTCGTGGGACGCAACTTCCGCGACACGCACCTGCAGCTCGACGAGATCATCGACGCCGCCCGCGAATTCGGCGACAGCGTCGCCGAGCGCATGCGCGCCCTGCATGCCCTGCCCGACGGGCGCAGCGACGTCGTCGCCGAGACCACGACCCTGCCGGAGTTCCCCCAGGGCGAGCTCGACACGAGCGAGGTCGTCGACCTCATGACCGAGCGGCTGGACGCCGTGGCGCACACGTGCCGCGAGGTCCACGACGCCGTCGACGACGAAGACCCCACGAGCGCCGACATCCTCCACGGAATCCTGGAGCGCGTCGAGCAGCTGTCGTGGATGGTGAGCGCGGAGAACCGCACGCCGAAGCGGTGATCCCCGGCGCTCACACGGCGCCGCCCGCGCTCCCCAGCCGCGGGCGGCGCCGCGTCATGTCCGGCCCGTCCACTGGCTAGAGTTGTGGGCATGCCCAACGAGCGCGAAGAGATGTCCGGCGGAATCATCGGCGGCGGGGGAAGCCCGACGCTGTGGGGGTTCCTCGTCGGCCTGATCGTGGCGGCCTTCATCGCCGTCCCCCTGTCGGCCACCGTCGCCTTCGCGACGCACCCGGGCACCCAGCAGCTGTTCGCCGGACGCCTCGAGGACGCGACCACGGGCGGCTACATGGCCTTCTGGTGGGTCGTGTCGATCTTCCTCGTCGCGCTGCCGTTCCTGGTCGGCTGGGGCGTCGCGACGCTGTCGCGCCGCACGATCTCGATCATCGCCGCGATCGTGGCCCTCTTCGTCCTGGCGATCGTGATCCTCGGGCAGCTGTTCGTCTTCTGACCCGCCGAGGCGGGTGCCACGGGCATCCGAGGATCAGCGGTTGCGCAGCGCGCGCGAATCCACCCAGACCACCTGCGACCCGTAGCGGATCTTGTACCAGACCCGACTCGCGGTCGTGACCTCGACGTTCCGGCCGCCCGGCAGGGTGCCGACCACGGCCCCGCCCGGCGACGAGCGCATGGGCGTCGAGCGCGTCGAGCGCATCTGCTGCAGGGGATAGCTGGCCGCGCTCCCGAACGAACCGAAGAAGTGCGTGTACGCCGTGCGCGCGAGCGCGCTGAGCGCGGACTTGGGCACGCCCCCCGTCGCGATGATCGAGATCACGAACGACGTCTGCGGTCCGCGCACGATCGCCGTGTCGCCCTGCAGCAGCCCCGACGAGATCCACAGGGCACCGGGCTTGCTCGCCTGGTACACGCCGGGCGGGATCCCCGAGGCGATACGTGTGCGGAAGATCTGGGAGTGCATGTAGTCCCGGAGGATGCGCGTGTACTTCGGCGAAAGCAGCTCGCCCCGCTCGAGCTTGCGGACGAACGCCGCGAGGTCGTTCGTGGTCGAGCGATTGCCCGCGTAGAGGATCGAGCCGCTCGCGGGCAGGCTGCCGTAGAACGTGTTCGACATGCCCAGGCTCTGGGCGATGCGCGTGAGCCTGGCCGAGCCCAGCCACGCGACGATGTCGTCGTGGCAGTGGTTGTCGGAAGCGTGGATCATCACGCGCAGGCACGTGCGCAGCGTGGTGCTGCGCGGTTTGGTGTTCCACGTCGAGGTGCCGTCCTGGATGCGCTTGAGCGCAGCGTAGGCGGCGACCAGCTTCATCATGCTCGCCGGATCGAGCCGCGTCGAGCCGCGCAGAGCGGTGCGCTCCTGCAGGCGCCCCAGTTCGATCACCGTGAAGGAGAAGGTCCCGTCGTACTTGCTCGCCGTCTGCTTCAGCGCCGACAGGAGCGAGGCCTGGAGCCGCGGCTTCTCGTCGCGGCACGCGGTGTTGTCATCCACGGCGGTGCGCAGCCAGCTGATCTTGCCGACGCCGATCACGCGCGAGCCCTGCGCCTCGATGTGGTCGGAGGTGCGGCTGAACATGCACTGGTACAAGGTGAAGACCATCGGCTGCCCGGTCGCAGCCGACAGCGCGGCTCCGAGTGCGACGTCCCACACGACGTCCGGATTGACGGCGTAGAACGCCTCCGGGGCGTCGGGTGCGAGGCGCGCCAGCTGCAGCGAGAACTCCAGCGGGTCGCTGTGACTGCGCCGCGAGACCGCGAAACCGGCGGCCTCCAGCCCGTCGGCGTAGGCGGAGCTCACCTCGGAGGTGCCGCCGACGACGACGATCGACGTCGCTCCGGTGCGCTGGAGCGCCTCCAGCGTGAGAGAAGCCACGGACGAGCCCTTCCCGTTGACCAGCAGCGCTGCACCCGAGGTCGTTCCCGCAAGAGAGATCGCCAGGGCATGCGACCGCAGATCCGACCCCGACAGGTACACGGTGTCCACCGGCTCGGATCGGGAGTCCAGTGCCAGGCGAGAGGCCTGCGGGCGGGACGAGAACATGATCCGCTCGACGGGGGCGATCGCCGCCAGCGCGTCGATCCCGCCGCGGTCGAAGTCGGCATCCGTGCCGAAGGCCACGATCGTCTTCGGCGCCAGACGCATCAGTTCCGTGCGCACCGTCGATGAGATCCCGTCCGCGCGGACGAACAGCAGCGGCGCGCTGCGATCGGCGGCGAGCGAGGCGGCGAGCACGGGACCGACCGTCGCATCGCCGTTCGCCACGATGACGGTCGTCGCGCCGTCCGGGAACGCCGCGCGCGACGCCAGCACCGCGCGCCCGAAGCGCGAGTTTCCGCCGAGGCGGGGCCCCGTCGGGACGACGGCCGACACGCCCGGCGCGGGCTCTTCGGGCTCCTCGCTGTCGGCCTCGGGCACCTCCGGCGCCGGGGTCGGCGTCGCGGTCGGCGTCGGGGTCGGCGTCGGGGTCGGCGTGGGCGACGGCGTCGCGGTGGCGGTCGGCGTCGGAGTGGGAGTGGGCGTCGGCGAAGCCGTGGCGGTCGGCGTGGGCTGCTCGACGGCGGCCGGGCGCGACTGGCCGGCCGCCCCGTCGACCGGCACGACGACGAGCGCCGCGACCACCGCAGTGGTGATCAGACGCGAGATCGACTCCGCCAGTGAGCGTCGAGGACGTGCTTTCACGGTGTTCCGACCATACCGATCGGCGGCACCGCCCGAGGTGAGGATCGTCTCATCTCGGGGACGCGTCACGTCACGCTCTGCGGCACCGCCACGCGCTCCGCGCCGGTGTAGACGTTCATCGAGTCACCGCGCAGGAATCCGACGAGCGTCAGGTCGGATGCCGCGGCCAGCTCGACCGCGAGCGACGACGGCGCCGACACCGCCGTGAGGATCGGGATGCCGGCCATGACGGCCTTCTGCACCAGCTCGAAGCTCGCGCGCCCAGACACCTGCAGCACCGTGCCCGTCAGCGGCAGGCGGTCCTCGAGCACCGCCCAGCCGACGACCTTGTCGACGGCGTTGTGGCGCCCGACATCCTCGCGCACGACGAGGAGTTCACCGGTAGCCGCGTCGAAGAGGGCCGCGGCGTGCAGGCCCCCGGTCTTCTCGAACACCACCTGCTCCTCGCGGAGCCGGTCGGGGAAGGTCACGAGCATCTCGGCGCCCACGACGGCGGCATCCGTCGACAGATCGAAGCGCGACACCGTCTCGACGGCATCGATCGACGCCTTGCCGCACACGCCGCACGACGACGTCGTGTAGAAGTTGCGCGAGAGCGACGACGCCGGCAGCTCCACGCCCGGCGCGAGGGTGACGTCGAGGACGTTGTAGGTGTTCTCGGTGTTGCCGGCGAGCGGGCCGCCGGTGCCGGGGCCGCCGCAGTGGATCGCCGAGCGGAACTCGCCGGCATGGCCGATGACGCCCTCCGACACGAGGAAGCCGGCGGCGAGCTCGACGTCGTGGCCCGGCGTGCGCATCGTGACGGCGAGCGGCTCGCCGCCGACGCGGATCTCGAGCGGCTCCTCGACCGCGAGCGTGTCGGGGCGCCTGGTCGGCGAGCCGCCGACCGTGATCTTCACGACGGGACGGCGTGCGGTGATGCGGCCCATGGTGAGAGCGTAGTCGCGTTCCCGGGCGCCGGCTCAGGCGCGGCGACGGCGGCCGGTCAGGTCGACCACCGCGATGATGAACGCCAGCGACAGGAAGAGCCCCACGGCCATGAGCCCGTACGCGTAGGCGTCGTGGAAGGCGGTGTACGTGCCGTTCTCCCCCTCCTCGCGGAAGATCGTCGCGTAGAACAGCGACAGGCCGACGGCGGTGCCCACGGCCGTGCCCATGCGCTGGCCGAGCTGTCCCACCGAGCCCGCGGTGCCGCCCTGCCGGACCGGGACGTCGGCCAGCGCCAGCGTCTGGTTGGGCGCGAGGACGAAGCCGCCCCCGGCCCCGCCCAGCATCAGCACGCCCGCCATCACCCACGGAATGGCCTCGGGAGCGAGGAACGTGGCGCTCGCCGCCAGCAGCCCCACCGAGACGAGCATCGCGATCAGTCCCCAGATCACGACCGGCCGCCCGTACGTCGACACGATGTTGCCGCCGATCCACGACGTCACGGCGCTCACCAGGGCGAAGCCGATCGTGACCGCCCCCGCCCACACCGGCTCGAGCCCCACCCCGCCCTGGAGGTAGAGCGTCGTCAGCAGGAACATGGCCGGGAGCGCCGCGAAGTAGACCACCTGCAGCAGCGTGCCGTTGCGGTACGACGCGATGCGGAACAGCCGGAACGGCACGAGGGGGACGCGTCCGCCGCGCTCGTAGCGGCGCTCCCACGCGACGAACGCCGCCGCGAAGAGCACGAACACCGCCAGCAGCCACCAGCGCATCGGATTGTCGTCCGGCGACCCCGTCGTGAACAGGAACGGCCACAGGAAGGCGAGGACGGTGGCGCCGAAGAGGATGACGCCGACGGGGTCGAGGTCGAGGGGCTTCTTCGTCCGCGCCCGCGTGCTGGGGAGCACCCAGATCGCCGCCCCGATCGCGATCAGTCCCAGGGGGACGTTCATCCAGAACGTCCAGCGCCATCCGTCGGACGGTCCGCCGAGGGCGATGAGCAGACCGCCCAGCGTCGGTCCGATCGCCGTGGCGATGCCGACCGTCGCGCCGAACAGCCCGAACGCGCGCCCCCGCTCGGCGCCGTGGAACAGCTGCTGGATCAGCCCGAGCACCTGGGGCATCTGCAGACCGGCCGCGGCGCCCTGCAGCAGGCGACCGATCATGAGCACGGTGGTCGTCGGCGCGACGGCGCAGAGCAGACTCGTCGCCGTGAACAGGGTCAGGCCGGTGATGAACAGAGCGCGCCGCGACCGCTGGTCGCCGAGTCTGCCGGCCGGCACCAGGACGAGCCCGAAGGTGAGGACGTAGCCCGAGACGATGAGCTGGAGCTCCGTGGAGCCCGACCCCAGCGCCGCCTCGATCGAGGGCAGTGCGACGTTGACCTTCGACAGGTCGAGGATCGTGATGGCGGCCACCCCGACCCCGACCCAGTACGCCCGCCAGCGCTGGAACGGCGTGAGCGGGATGGACCCGGTGGGAGGAGAAGGCGGCATCGGGTCAACTCTGCCGTGAAATCCGGATTCCGGGGTCGATCCTTCCGTCAGCCGCCAATCGCATTCATGCCGCGGGCCGGCTGGAGGAACGACGGATCGTTGATGGCGTGCCCCGGGAGCTTGCCGCGCACGCACGCGCGCAGCATCCGATCCACGTCCGCGTCGCCGTGGCCGGTTCGCAGGACCGGCAGCAGGTCGTACTCGGTCGTGGAGAACAGGCAGTTGCGCAGCTGCCCGTCCGCGGTGAGCCGCAGCCGGTCGCAGTCGCCGCAGAACGGTGCGGTCACGGACGCGATGACGCCGACCGTGTGGGGTCCGCCGTCGATGCTCCAGCGCTCGGCGGGCGCTCCCCCGCGCCCGGGCACGGCGGTGAGGTCCCACCGCTCCGACAGCGCGTGCAGGATCTCGTCGCGCGTGACCATGCTCGACCGGTCCCACGTGTGCCCGGCGTCCAGCGGCATCTGCTCGATGAAGCGCAGCTGCGCGCCGTGCCCGATGGCGAACTCGACGAGCTCGACGAGCTCGTCGTCGTTGACGCCGCGCATCGCGACGGCGTTGAGCTTGAGGGGGCGAAGACCGGATGCCGCGGCCGCGGCGATGCCGTCGAGCACGTCGTCGAGGCGGTCGCGGCGCGTCAGCTCGCGGAACCGGTCGCGGCGGAGCGTGTCGATGGAGATGTTGAGGCGCTGCAGCCCCGCGTCGATGAGACCGGGGAGGAACTCCGGAAGGCGGATGCCGTTGGTGGTCATGGCGATCTCGACCGGGGCGCCGTCGGGCCCGCTGATCCGCGCGAGGCGCCGGACCACGTCGACGATGTCGGCGCGCAGCAGCGGCTCGCCGCCGGTGAGGCGGAACGTGGTGATGCCGGCGGATGCCGCCACGCGGGCCACCTCGACGATCTCGTCGAGCGTGAGGATGCTGCTGCGCGCGAGCCACTCGTTGCCCTGCTCGGGCATGCAGTAGGTGCAGCGCAGCGAGCAGCGGTCGGTGAGCGAGATCCGCAGGTCGCGGTGCACGCGCCCGTGCGTGTCGACGAGCGCTCCCCCGACCTCGTCGCGGGCGACGTCCGGGGGACGCACGCCGATCATCACCGGGACGGCGGTCACGATGCCGCCTCCCGGCGCATGCCGTACTGGTGCGCCATCCTCCGAGGCTACCGGCCGCGGATCGGCCCGGCGCCGGCGTCGACCTTACGTTGCGGAGAACTCCGGCGCGGCCCTAGCACGCCGCGATGGGACCTAGGTCCCGGGAAATGGGTGGTGAGCGTTCGAACCACCTGCGATTCTGGGAACCACCTGGGAGCACGACCCCTGCGCCCATTGTGGTCAGACCACTGTTAGAGTGGCCCAGACCTCGCCGACCTCATCACCTGCGATCGGAGTCTTCACCGTGGAGTTCCTCGACCCGCTGCTGCTGGCACGCTGGCAGTTCGGCCTGACGACGCTGTACCACTTCATCTTCGTGCCGCTCACGCTCGGCATGTCGCTGTTCGTGGCGATCTTCCAGAGCGCCTGGTACCGGACCGCCGACGTGAAGTACCTGATGCTCACGCGGTTCTTCGGCAAGATCTTCCTGATCAACTTCGCGATGGGCATCGTCACCGGCATCGTGCAGGAGTTCCAGTTCGGCATGAACTGGTCCTCGTACAGCCGCTTCGTCGGCGACGTGTTCGGGGCGCCGCTGGCCTTCGAGGGCCTCATGGCGTTCTTCTTCGAGGCCACGTTCATCGGCCTGTGGATCTTCGGGTGGAACAAGCTGCCCAAGGGCGTCCATCTGGCGACGATCTGGATGACGGTCGTCGGCACGTGGCTGTCGGCGTACTTCATCCTCGCCGCGAACGCCTTCATGCAGAACCCGGTCGGCTACCAGATGTCGCAGGAGGGCGGCCGCGCCGAGATGGCGGACTTCGTGGCCGTGCTGACCAACCCGGTCGCGCTGACGCAGTTCCCGCACACGATCGTCTCGGCCATCATGTTCTCGGCCGGCGTCATGGTCGCCGCGGCGGCCTGGCACCTCGCCCGCAAGCAGAACGTCGAGACGATGCGCCCGGCGCTGAAGTTCGGCCTGTGGACCGTCGTGATCTCGTTCCTGGCCGTCGGCCTCACCGGCGACCAGCTGGGCCTGGTCATGGTCGAGACGCAGCCGATGAAGATGGCCGCGGCCGAGGCGCTGTTCAATTCCGCGTGCGGAGCCGACGCCTCCTTCTCGCTGTTCTCCATCGGCACGCCCGACGGCACGGGCGAGATATGGTCGCTGCGCGTGCCGTATCTGCTGGCATTCCTCTCGACGCACACGCTCGAAGGCTGCGTCGAGGGCATCAACGACCTGAACCTGCTCTACACGCAGGAGCTGTTCCCCCAGTTCGCCGACCAGGTCGACGGCAACTTCGCCCCGATCCTGTGGGTCACCTACTGGTCGTTCCGCTGGATGATGGGCTTCGGCGGCATCGCGGCGCTCATCGCCGTCGTGGGCCTGTGGGTCACCCGCAAGAACGCCAAGCGCGAGCCGGCCGCCTGGATGTGGAAGGTCGCGGTCTGGCAGGCGCCGCTCGCCCTGCTCGGCATCCTCGTCGGGTGGATCTTCACCGAGATGGGCCGCCAGCCGTGGATCGTGTTCGGGCTCATGCTCACCGAGGACGGCGTCTCGCCCAATGTGCCGGGCTGGAACGTGCTCGTCTCGCTCATCGCCTTCACGCTGATCTACGCGATCCTCGCCGTCGTCGAGTTCGGCCTGATCGTCAAGACGGTCAAGAAGGGGCCCGATCCCCTTCCCGGACCGGATGATGAGCATCCATCCGAAACGTCCGTCGAAGACACCCCGACCACGGTGTACTAGGAGCTCGCCATGGATCTCGCATACCTCTGGTTCTTCATCGTCGGCGTCCTGTTCGTCGGCTACTTCGTCCTCGACGGCTTCGACTTCGGCGTCGGCATGTCGCTCCCCTTCCTCGGCAAGAACGAGGTCTCGCGCCGCCAGATCATCAACACGATCGGCCCCGTGTGGGACCTCAACGAGACGTGGGTCATCGTCGCGGGCGCCTGCCTGTTCGCCGCCTTCCCGGAGTGGTACGCGACGCTCTTCAGCGGCTTCTACCTGGCGCTGCTGCTGATCCTGCTCGCCCTCATCGCGCGCGGTGTGTCGTTCGAGTACCGGCACCAGCGCGACGATCCGAAGTGGAAGGCCCGCTTCGACTGGATGATCGTCATCGGCTCGGCGCTGCCGGCTCTGCTGTGGGGCGTCGCGGTCGGCAACATCGTCCAGGGCGTGCCGATCGACGCGGACTTCAACTTCACCGGCACCCTGCTGACGCTGCTGAACCCGTACGGGCTGTGGGTGGGCGTCACGACGCTGCTGCTGTTCTGGCTGCACGGGGTGTACTTCATCGCCCTCAAGACCGACGGCCAGGTGCAGCAGGACGCGAACGCCCTCGCCAAGCGCCTCGCGATCCCCACGGTGGTCTTCGCCGCCGGGACCGTGGTGTGGACGTGGATCATCGCGGGCGGGCGCGAGGCTCCGCTGCTGTGGCTGAGCATCGCCACCGGCGCCATCGCCGCCGTCGCGCTGCTGCTGTCGGTGTGGGCAAACTGGATCAAGCGCGAGGGCTGGGCCTTCGGCTTCGGGGCGCTCACGATCGCGACCGCCGTGCTGTCGCTGTGGACCGCGCTGTTCCCGTACGTCATGCCGTCGTCGACCGACGACGCGTTCAGCCTCACGATCGAGAACGCCTCGAGCACCGAGCTGACGCTGACGATCATGACGTGGGCCGCCGTGATCTTCCTGCCGCTGGTGCTGCTGTACCAGGGCTGGACGTACTGGGTGTTCCGCAAGCGCGTCACGCGCGCTCACATCGAGAAGGCCGAGTCGGCCGTCCACTGAGCGCACCGCAGCGTCGAGCCGCCCCTCTCGCCTCGAGCCGCCCCCGTGGTGGCCGCAGCGAAAGGGGCGGCTCCACGCGGAGGGGGTGGCTCGACGTCGCTTAGGCTCGAACTGCTGTGAACGAACGATCGGATGCCGACGCCGCGGCCCCGCGCCCGCGCGTGCGGCCGGTGGACCCGCGACTGCTCCGCTACGCACGCGCGTCGCGCGTGTTCTTCGCCGCGGTGGCGGTCATCGCCGCCGGACAGGCGGCCGCGATCGTCTCGTTCGCGTGGCTCGTGACGCGCGCCGTCACGGGCGTGATCGACGGGATGCCCGCCGAAGAGGTGACCGCCACCCTCGCGATACTCGCCGCCGTGGTCGCCGTCCGGGCGCTGCTGCTGTGGGCGCGCGAGACCGTCGCGTCGCGCGCGGCCGCGCGCGTGCAGACCGAGCTGCGCACGCACCTCGTCGAGGCCGTCGGCGAGCTCGGGCCCGAGTGGCTGGGGCAGCGCTCCACCGCGAGCCTCGCCGTCACCGCCGGCCGCGGGCTCGACGCGCTCGAGGCGTACTTCGGCCGGTACCTGCCGCAGCTGGTCCAGACGGTCGTGGTGACGCCGCTGATCCTGCTGGTGATGTGGTGGGAGGACTGGCTGTCCGGCCTCACGGTGCTGCTCACCATCCCCCTCATCCCGCTGTTCATGGTGCTGATCGGCCTGGCCACCCGCGCCGTGCAGCAGAAGCAGTGGAAGACCCTTCAGCACCTCGCCGCGCGCTTCTCCGACACGGTGCAGGGACTGTCGACCCTCAAGGTCTACGGACGTCAGCACCGCGCGGCCGACTCCATCGCCGCCGTCACCGAGCGCTACCGCCGCGAGACCATGAAGGTGCTGCGCGTGTCGTTCCTGTCGGGCTTCGCGCTGGAGTTCCTCGCGAGCATCTCGGTCGCGATCGTGGCGGTGTCGATCGGCCTCCGCCTCGTCGACGGCTCGCTCGCGCTCGTCGTCGGCCTGTTCGTCCTCCTGCTGGCCCCCGAGGCGTATCTGCCGCTGCGTCAGGTGGGCGTGCAGTTCCACGCCGCCGCCGAGGGCGTCGCCGCGACCGAGGACGTTTTCGAGGTGCTCGACGCGGCCCGCACCTCGACGCGGCGTCACGCCCCCGGCCCCGCGACCGCGGAGGCTACGACCGTCGCCGCGGCGGCCTCCGAGCCGTCGACGCCCGGCCTCCTCCTCGCGGCAGTCCGCGTGCGGCGCGGGGAGCGCCTCCTCGACGCCGTCGACCTCACCGCCGCGCCCGGCACCGTCACACTCGCCGAGGGGCCGAGCGGCGCCGGCAAGTCCAGCATCCTCGCCGCTCTGCGCGGCGCCGCCGCGTTCGAGGGCACGGCCCGGTGGGACGGCCGCGACGTGCGCTCGCTCGCCCCGTCGGCCTGGCTGGCGTGGGCGGGCCAGCAGCCCGGGCTCGTGACCGGGACCGTCGCGGCGAACGTCGCCATCGGCGACGACGCCCCCGACGCGGAGCTCGTCGAGCGCGCCCTCGCCCTGGCGTGCGCCGACGGCATCCGCCCCGACCTCGCACTCGGCGTGCAGGGCGCGGGGCTCTCGGGCGGGCAGGCGCAGCGCGTCGCGGTCGCCCGCGCGTTCTACCGCCACCTGCGCGGCCGCGCCGGACTCATCGCCCTCGACGAGCCCAGCTCCGCCCTCGACGCCCACACCGAGGACCGTCTGTGGCAGTCGGTGCGCAGCCTCGCCGACGACGGCGCCGCCGTGCTGCTGGTGTCCCATCGCGAGAGCGCGCGGCGCGTCGCCGACGTCGTCGTCCGGATCGGCGCCCGGGAGGTGGTCGCGTGAGCACGGCACAGGTCTCCCCCGCCGGACTCCCGGACACCCCGGCCGGCGTGCTGCGTCAGGCGATCCCGCCCGCCCGCCGCTTCTGGCCCGCCCTCGCGGCGGGGTTCGCCTCGGAGGCGTCGGCCGTCGCCCTCCTCGCGGTGAGCGCGTGGCTGATCGTGCGCGCCAGCGAGATGCCGCCCGTGCTCTACCTGCAGGTCGCCGTCGTCGGCGTGCGGTTCTTCGCGATCTCCCGTGCGACCTTCCGCTACCTCGAGCGCCTCGTCGGGCATGACGCGGCGCTGCGGCAGCTCGCCGTCGCGCGTTCGTCGATCGTCCGCCGGCTCGTCCCGCTCGCTCCGGACGGGCTCGCGCGCACGAGCCGCGGGTCGGTGCTCGGCACCCTCGTCGACGACGTCGACGAGCTGCAGGACCTGCCGCTGCGCGTCGTCCAGCCGCTGGTGTCGTCGGCCCTCGTGGCGATCGGCGCCGTCGTGCTCGTCGCGTTCGTGTCGTGGCCGGCCGCCCTGGCGCTGCTGGTGTGCCTGATCGTCGCGGCCCTGGCGGCGACGGCATGGGGGTGGGCCTCGGGTGCGCGATGGGAGCGCGCGATCGCGCCGCTGCGCGGCCGCCTCGCCGACGCGCTCCTGGACCACTTCTCGAGCCTCGACGTGCTGCAGGCCTACGGAGCCGAGGCCGCCAGCGCTCAGCGCATCCGGGACGCGGACGCCGGACTGCGCCGAGCGGTCGTGCGGCGCGCGGGAGCGCAGGCGGGAACCGCGGCCGTCGTGTCGGTGCTCGCCGGCGTCGCGACGATCGCCGCCGTGCTCACCGCCGGTCCCGGCGTCGGCGACGGGACGATCACCGGGCCGGCGTTCGCCGTGGCGGTGCTGGTTCCGATGGCGGTGTTCGATGTCTTCGCGTCGGTGCCGATGGCGGCCGCGTCGTGGCGCCAGGTGCGCGCCTCGGCGGGCCGCGTGGCGGCATCCGTCCCGTCCGAGATCCCCGCCGAACTCGTCGTCGACCGTGTTCCCGCCACCGGCGACGCACCCGCGCTCGGCGATGGCGTGACGCTGCAGGACGCGACGGTGCGGTGGCCGGGCGCCGAGCGGCCCGCCCTCGAGGGCGCGTCGCTGCGGGTGCACCCCGGAGAGCGCGTGCTGGTGGTCGGCTCCAGCGGCGCCGGCAAGT
This region of Microbacterium thalassium genomic DNA includes:
- a CDS encoding cytochrome ubiquinol oxidase subunit I is translated as MEFLDPLLLARWQFGLTTLYHFIFVPLTLGMSLFVAIFQSAWYRTADVKYLMLTRFFGKIFLINFAMGIVTGIVQEFQFGMNWSSYSRFVGDVFGAPLAFEGLMAFFFEATFIGLWIFGWNKLPKGVHLATIWMTVVGTWLSAYFILAANAFMQNPVGYQMSQEGGRAEMADFVAVLTNPVALTQFPHTIVSAIMFSAGVMVAAAAWHLARKQNVETMRPALKFGLWTVVISFLAVGLTGDQLGLVMVETQPMKMAAAEALFNSACGADASFSLFSIGTPDGTGEIWSLRVPYLLAFLSTHTLEGCVEGINDLNLLYTQELFPQFADQVDGNFAPILWVTYWSFRWMMGFGGIAALIAVVGLWVTRKNAKREPAAWMWKVAVWQAPLALLGILVGWIFTEMGRQPWIVFGLMLTEDGVSPNVPGWNVLVSLIAFTLIYAILAVVEFGLIVKTVKKGPDPLPGPDDEHPSETSVEDTPTTVY
- the cydB gene encoding cytochrome d ubiquinol oxidase subunit II translates to MDLAYLWFFIVGVLFVGYFVLDGFDFGVGMSLPFLGKNEVSRRQIINTIGPVWDLNETWVIVAGACLFAAFPEWYATLFSGFYLALLLILLALIARGVSFEYRHQRDDPKWKARFDWMIVIGSALPALLWGVAVGNIVQGVPIDADFNFTGTLLTLLNPYGLWVGVTTLLLFWLHGVYFIALKTDGQVQQDANALAKRLAIPTVVFAAGTVVWTWIIAGGREAPLLWLSIATGAIAAVALLLSVWANWIKREGWAFGFGALTIATAVLSLWTALFPYVMPSSTDDAFSLTIENASSTELTLTIMTWAAVIFLPLVLLYQGWTYWVFRKRVTRAHIEKAESAVH
- the cydD gene encoding thiol reductant ABC exporter subunit CydD, producing the protein MNERSDADAAAPRPRVRPVDPRLLRYARASRVFFAAVAVIAAGQAAAIVSFAWLVTRAVTGVIDGMPAEEVTATLAILAAVVAVRALLLWARETVASRAAARVQTELRTHLVEAVGELGPEWLGQRSTASLAVTAGRGLDALEAYFGRYLPQLVQTVVVTPLILLVMWWEDWLSGLTVLLTIPLIPLFMVLIGLATRAVQQKQWKTLQHLAARFSDTVQGLSTLKVYGRQHRAADSIAAVTERYRRETMKVLRVSFLSGFALEFLASISVAIVAVSIGLRLVDGSLALVVGLFVLLLAPEAYLPLRQVGVQFHAAAEGVAATEDVFEVLDAARTSTRRHAPGPATAEATTVAAAASEPSTPGLLLAAVRVRRGERLLDAVDLTAAPGTVTLAEGPSGAGKSSILAALRGAAAFEGTARWDGRDVRSLAPSAWLAWAGQQPGLVTGTVAANVAIGDDAPDAELVERALALACADGIRPDLALGVQGAGLSGGQAQRVAVARAFYRHLRGRAGLIALDEPSSALDAHTEDRLWQSVRSLADDGAAVLLVSHRESARRVADVVVRIGAREVVA
- the cydC gene encoding thiol reductant ABC exporter subunit CydC is translated as MSTAQVSPAGLPDTPAGVLRQAIPPARRFWPALAAGFASEASAVALLAVSAWLIVRASEMPPVLYLQVAVVGVRFFAISRATFRYLERLVGHDAALRQLAVARSSIVRRLVPLAPDGLARTSRGSVLGTLVDDVDELQDLPLRVVQPLVSSALVAIGAVVLVAFVSWPAALALLVCLIVAALAATAWGWASGARWERAIAPLRGRLADALLDHFSSLDVLQAYGAEAASAQRIRDADAGLRRAVVRRAGAQAGTAAVVSVLAGVATIAAVLTAGPGVGDGTITGPAFAVAVLVPMAVFDVFASVPMAAASWRQVRASAGRVAASVPSEIPAELVVDRVPATGDAPALGDGVTLQDATVRWPGAERPALEGASLRVHPGERVLVVGSSGAGKSTLAHALVRFLDVDGRYEIGGADASVLAADDVRLTVGLCEQSPQLFDEDIRQNLLFANDHATDADLVAALERVGLGDWLRERGGLDARVGERGALVSGGQAQRIALARALLRGFPVLVLDEPTAGVDPAASDALLRDLLGAVDGDRAVVLISHVTVPDELIDRVVRIDQGRIVED